GCCGGAGATATCATTGGAATATTACTATTGATCGGCTTAATCCTGACCTTTGTTCCACCAGAAACTATTAAATTATATATTGGACAATCCAATGTGCTAATCTCGACTCTCGTTTTTTCATTGGTTGGCAGTATCACATTGATTCCAGCCTTTGTCGCTTTTCCACTTGTTGGTTCTCTTTTAGATGCCGGCGCCAACCTGATTCCAATTGTAGCCTTTTTAACGACTCTTACGATGGTCGGCATCGTAACCTTTCCGCTGGAAAAAAGAGAGTTTGGACTTAAATTCACATTGGTTCGAAATTTACTAAGTTTTGGTTTTGCCATTTTGATTGCATTAACAATGGGGGTTATTTTATAATGAAAATTCAAACGATTGTCAAAAATAATAAATTTTTAGTGCTCGTCCTTGTCGCGTATGCTGTTGTAGCAATCTTGCTGCCGAATAAGTTTTTTCAGTCATTGGGAAATACCTGGTATTATTTGAAAGAAATGCTGATGATCATGCCTGTGATTCTTTTATTGACCTCCCTCATTACTGCCTGGGTTCCGAGAAAAACCATCGAAAATGCTTTTGGCAGCCATGCCGGAATTAAAGGTTCTATTTTTGCTTTTTTGTTAGGCAGTTTTTCTGCCGGTCCGATCTACGCCGCATTTCCGGTTTGTAAGATGCTTTTAAACAAAGGTGCCAGTATCGCTAATGTTGTTATTATATTGTCAACTTGGGCCGTAATTAAAATCCCAATGTTGATTACCGAAAATAAGTTTCTGGGCCC
This is a stretch of genomic DNA from Acetobacterium woodii DSM 1030. It encodes these proteins:
- a CDS encoding permease; the protein is MDIFTAFFWVVTIAWLIFSLKKDKSKTIAAVRQSGGMMKGIAGDIIGILLLIGLILTFVPPETIKLYIGQSNVLISTLVFSLVGSITLIPAFVAFPLVGSLLDAGANLIPIVAFLTTLTMVGIVTFPLEKREFGLKFTLVRNLLSFGFAILIALTMGVIL
- a CDS encoding permease, whose amino-acid sequence is MKIQTIVKNNKFLVLVLVAYAVVAILLPNKFFQSLGNTWYYLKEMLMIMPVILLLTSLITAWVPRKTIENAFGSHAGIKGSIFAFLLGSFSAGPIYAAFPVCKMLLNKGASIANVVIILSTWAVIKIPMLITENKFLGPEFMIFRWILTTIAIFLMGFITAKLVKPRDVPNDALDGSLLKEEALTLEPDYCLGCGICTKVAPHHFRLVNKKAEVISQVIANDELLDIKNAIEKCPAAIIHFYDQH